A part of Brassica rapa cultivar Chiifu-401-42 chromosome A05, CAAS_Brap_v3.01, whole genome shotgun sequence genomic DNA contains:
- the LOC103868414 gene encoding polyadenylate-binding protein-interacting protein 8 isoform X2, whose product MAEIHTDVDSVHDVVTDGIEKSLVTDSKPESESDLKPKSETKPEPEVDQMKKLVLNPEAKEFVPSYKKKNNQSLSSEDFATAKKKLSGDEDNKKDANFRRRGNNYNQGRKVRLTGRASKAQREDSIRRTVYVSDIDQSVTEEVLAGLFSSYGQVVDCRICGDPHSVLRFAFVEFSDDHGARAALSVGGTMIGYYPVRVLPSKTAILPVNPTFLPRSEDEREMCSRTIYCTNVDKNATEDDVKIFFESACGEVTRIRLLGDQLHSTRIAFVEFAMAESAVGALNCSGVVLGSQPIRVSPSKTPVRPRFSRSPSTN is encoded by the exons ATGGCTGAGATTCACACTGATGTTGATTCCGTTCACGACGTTGTCACTGACGGAATTGAGAAGAGCCTCGTGACGGATTCTaaaccggaatcggaatcggacCTCAAACCTAAATCCGAAACAAAACCGGAACCGGAGGTTGATCAGATGAAGAAGCTTGTGCTGAATCCTGAAGCTAAAGAGTTTGTCCCTTcttacaagaagaagaacaatcaGTCTCTGTCTTCTGAGGATTTTGCCACAGCTAAGAAGAAGCTGTCTGGTGATGAGGACAACAAAAAGGATGCCAATTTCCGGAGG AGAGGAAACAATTATAACCAAGGGAGGAAAGTGAGGCTAACTGGAAGAGCTTCCAAGGCTCAAAGAGAGGATAGTATCAGAAGAACAGTATATGTCTCTGACATTGATCAGAGT GTGACTGAGGAAGTCTTAGCTGGCTTGTTCAGCAGCTATGGACAA GTTGTTGATTGTAGAATCTGTGGAGATCCACATTCAGTTCTTCGCTTTGCCTTTGTTGAGTTCTCTGATGACC ATGGTGCAAGGGCTGCTTTAAGTGTTGGTGGAACAATGATAGGTTATTACCCAGTGAGGGTCTTGCCTTCTAAAACTGCTATTCTTCCAGTCAATCCCACATTTCTCCCCAGG TCAGAAGATGAGAGGGAGATGTGTTCAAGAACCATCTACTGCACTAATGTTGATAAGAAT GCCACTGAAGATGATGTCAAAATCTTCTTTGAGTCTGCCTGCGGTGAG GTAACTCGCATAAGGCTTCTTGGTGACCAGTTGCATTCTACTCGCATAGCTTTTGTAGAATTTGCCATG GCAGAGAGTGCAGTTGGGGCGCTCAACTGCAGTGGAGTAGTCTTAGGATCTCAACCGATAAG GGTAAGCCCTTCAAAGACACCAGTGAGACCAAGATTCAGTCGATCACCATCCACAAACTAG
- the LOC103868414 gene encoding polyadenylate-binding protein-interacting protein 8 isoform X1, translating to MAEIHTDVDSVHDVVTDGIEKSLVTDSKPESESDLKPKSETKPEPEVDQMKKLVLNPEAKEFVPSYKKKNNQSLSSEDFATAKKKLSGDEDNKKDANFRRRGNNYNQGRKVRLTGRASKAQREDSIRRTVYVSDIDQSVTEEVLAGLFSSYGQVVDCRICGDPHSVLRFAFVEFSDDHGARAALSVGGTMIGYYPVRVLPSKTAILPVNPTFLPRSEDEREMCSRTIYCTNVDKNATEDDVKIFFESACGEVSLEPGNYYYMFFLSPNDNNTCSVIQVTRIRLLGDQLHSTRIAFVEFAMAESAVGALNCSGVVLGSQPIRVSPSKTPVRPRFSRSPSTN from the exons ATGGCTGAGATTCACACTGATGTTGATTCCGTTCACGACGTTGTCACTGACGGAATTGAGAAGAGCCTCGTGACGGATTCTaaaccggaatcggaatcggacCTCAAACCTAAATCCGAAACAAAACCGGAACCGGAGGTTGATCAGATGAAGAAGCTTGTGCTGAATCCTGAAGCTAAAGAGTTTGTCCCTTcttacaagaagaagaacaatcaGTCTCTGTCTTCTGAGGATTTTGCCACAGCTAAGAAGAAGCTGTCTGGTGATGAGGACAACAAAAAGGATGCCAATTTCCGGAGG AGAGGAAACAATTATAACCAAGGGAGGAAAGTGAGGCTAACTGGAAGAGCTTCCAAGGCTCAAAGAGAGGATAGTATCAGAAGAACAGTATATGTCTCTGACATTGATCAGAGT GTGACTGAGGAAGTCTTAGCTGGCTTGTTCAGCAGCTATGGACAA GTTGTTGATTGTAGAATCTGTGGAGATCCACATTCAGTTCTTCGCTTTGCCTTTGTTGAGTTCTCTGATGACC ATGGTGCAAGGGCTGCTTTAAGTGTTGGTGGAACAATGATAGGTTATTACCCAGTGAGGGTCTTGCCTTCTAAAACTGCTATTCTTCCAGTCAATCCCACATTTCTCCCCAGG TCAGAAGATGAGAGGGAGATGTGTTCAAGAACCATCTACTGCACTAATGTTGATAAGAAT GCCACTGAAGATGATGTCAAAATCTTCTTTGAGTCTGCCTGCGGTGAGGTTAGTCTAGAACCCGGAAACTACTACTACATGTTCTTTCTCTCTCCCAATGATAATAACACTTGTTCTGTTATACAGGTAACTCGCATAAGGCTTCTTGGTGACCAGTTGCATTCTACTCGCATAGCTTTTGTAGAATTTGCCATG GCAGAGAGTGCAGTTGGGGCGCTCAACTGCAGTGGAGTAGTCTTAGGATCTCAACCGATAAG GGTAAGCCCTTCAAAGACACCAGTGAGACCAAGATTCAGTCGATCACCATCCACAAACTAG